The Panulirus ornatus isolate Po-2019 chromosome 32, ASM3632096v1, whole genome shotgun sequence genome includes a window with the following:
- the LOC139759335 gene encoding uncharacterized protein, which produces MNALVVLSAVAVAVCSGAQAPWYPGLYGAYPGFHPWYSSGLPLMKALAEEPVKLETIAPAPLAYNMAPFASMAPIHTQYNSRDEFGQYAFGYNGGFNNRAEIRDAFGNVRGSYNYLDADGNVQTQHYVADALGYRVQGTNLPEAIAAEYLEYAEDVAAARADHMAAHEAAAAPAALPEPKYIDYAEDVAAARAEHLAAHEALPEPKYIDYAEDVAAARAEHMAAHEEATAAAAVKPEATE; this is translated from the exons ATGAACGCTCTG GTCGTATTGTCTGCTGTGGCAGTTGCCGTGTGCAGTGGTGCCCAGGCACCATGGTATCCAGGTCTCTATGGTGCGTACCCCGGTTTCCACCCATGGTACAGTAGTGGTCTGCCACTCATGAAGGCTTTGGCTGAGGAACCTGTTAAGCTCGAGACCATTGCTCCAGCACCTCTGGCTTACAACATGGCTCCCTTCGCCTCCATGGCACCTATCCATACCCAGTACAACTCTCGGGACGAATTCGGCCAGTACGCCTTCGGCTACAACGGTGGTTTTAACAACCGCGCTGAGATCCGTGACGCCTTCGGCAATGTACGTGGATCATACAACTACCTGGACGCCGACGGTAATGTGCAGACCCAGCACTACGTAGCCGATGCCCTTGGCTACCGCGTCCAAGGCACTAACCTGCCCGAGGCCATCGCTGCTGAATACCTCGAGTATGCTGAAGATGTTGCCGCCGCTAGGGCCGACCACATGGCCGCTCACGAAGCCGCAGCAGCTCCCGCTGCCCTGCCCGAGCCCAAGTACATTGACTACGCTGAAGATGTAGCCGCCGCTAGAGCCGAGCACCTGGCTGCTCATGAGGCCCTGCCCGAGCCCAAGTACATTGACTACGCTGAAGATGTAGCCGCCGCCAGAGCCGAACATATGGCTGCTCACGAAGAAGCCACAGCTGCCGCTGCTGTCAAACCTGAAGCCACTGAATAA
- the LOC139759336 gene encoding uncharacterized protein — MNALVVLSAVAVAVCSGAQAPWYPGLYGAYPGFHPWYSSGLPLMKALAEEPVKLETIAPAPLAYNMAPFASMAPIHTQYNSQDEFGQYAFGDNGGFNNRAEIRDAFGNVRGSYNYLDADGNVQTQHYVADALGYRVQGTNLPEAIAAEYLEYAEDVAAARADHMAAHEAAAAPAALPEPKYIDYAEDVAAARAEHLAAHEALPEPKYIDYAEDVAAARAEHMAAHEEATAAAAVKPEATE; from the exons ATGAACGCTCTG GTCGTATTGTCTGCTGTGGCAGTTGCCGTGTGCAGTGGTGCCCAGGCACCATGGTATCCAGGTCTCTATGGTGCGTACCCCGGTTTCCACCCATGGTACAGTAGTGGTCTGCCACTCATGAAGGCTTTGGCTGAGGAACCTGTTAAGCTCGAGACCATTGCTCCAGCACCTCTGGCTTACAACATGGCTCCCTTTGCCTCCATGGCACCTATCCATACCCAGTACAACTCTCAGGACGAATTCGGCCAGTACGCCTTCGGCGACAACGGTGGTTTTAACAACCGCGCTGAGATCCGTGACGCCTTCGGCAATGTACGTGGATCATACAACTACCTGGACGCCGACGGTAATGTGCAGACCCAGCACTACGTAGCTGATGCCCTTGGCTACCGCGTCCAAGGCACTAACCTGCCCGAGGCTATCGCCGCTGAATACCTCGAGTATGCTGAAGATGTTGCCGCCGCTAGGGCCGACCACATGGCCGCTCACGAAGCCGCAGCAGCTCCCGCTGCCCTGCCCGAGCCCAAGTACATTGACTACGCTGAAGATGTAGCCGCCGCTAGAGCCGAGCACCTGGCTGCTCATGAGGCCCTGCCCGAGCCCAAGTACATTGACTACGCTGAAGATGTAGCCGCCGCCAGAGCCGAACATATGGCCGCTCACGAAGAAGCCACAGCTGCCGCTGCTGTCAAACCTGAAGCCACTGAATAA
- the LOC139759338 gene encoding uncharacterized protein, producing MNALAVFSVVAVAVCSGAQLPLYPGLYGAYAGLPLMNALAEEPVKLETMAPAPLAYNMAPFASMAPIHTQYNSQDEFGQYAFGYNGGFNNRAEIRDAFGNVRGSYNYLDADGNVQTQHYVADALGYRVQGTNLPEAIAAEYLEYAEDVAAARADHMAAHEAAAAPAALPEPKYIDYAEDVAAARAEHLAAHEALPEPKYIDYAEDVAAARAEHMACSRRSHSCRCCQT from the exons ATGAACGCTCTG gcTGTGTTTTCTGTTGTGGCAGTTGCCGTGTGCAGCGGTGCCCAGCTGCCATTGTATCCTGGGCTCTATGGCGCGTACGCCGGTCTGCCACTCATGAATGCTTTGGCTGAGGAACCGGTAAAGCTCGAGACTATGGCTCCAGCACCTCTGGCTTACAACATGGCTCCCTTCGCCTCCATGGCACCTATCCATACCCAGTACAACTCTCAGGACGAATTCGGCCAGTACGCCTTCGGCTACAACGGTGGTTTTAACAACCGCGCTGAGATCCGTGACGCCTTCGGCAATGTGCGTGGATCATACAACTACCTGGACGCCGACGGTAATGTGCAGACCCAGCACTACGTAGCTGATGCCCTTGGCTACCGCGTCCAAGGCACTAACCTGCCCGAGGCTATCGCCGCTGAATACCTCGAGTATGCTGAAGATGTTGCCGCCGCTAGGGCCGACCACATGGCCGCTCATGAGGCCGCAGCAGCTCCCGCTGCCCTGCCCGAGCCCAAGTACATTGACTACGCTGAAGATGTAGCCGCCGCTAGAGCCGAGCACCTGGCTGCTCATGAGGCCCTGCCCGAGCCCAAGTACATTGACTACGCTGAAGATGTAGCCGCCGCCAGAGCCGAACATATGGCCTGCTCACGAAGAAGCCACAGCTGCCGCTGCTGTCAAACCTGA
- the LOC139759110 gene encoding uncharacterized protein: MNALVVFSAVAVAVCSGAQMPWYPGLYGAYPGMPLMKALAEEPIELKPMAPLPLTYNMAPLASMAPIHSQYNSRDEFGQYAFGYNGGFNNRAEIRDAFGNVRGSYNYLDADGKVQTQHYVADALGYRVQGTNLPEAIAAEYLEYAEDVAAARADHMAAHEAPLEAKFIDYAEDVAAARADHMAAHEAAAAPAALPEPKYIDYAEDVAAARAEHLAAHEALPEPKYIDYTEDVAAARAEHLAAHDVAAAPAPVEAEAEAEVAAPAEAEAEAAE; the protein is encoded by the coding sequence GTCGTGTTTTCTGCTGTGGCAGTTGCCGTGTGCAGCGGTGCCCAGATGCCATGGTACCCAGGACTCTATGGTGCGTACCCAGGTATGCCACTCATGAAGGCTTTGGCTGAGGAACCCATTGAGCTTAAGCCTATGGCCCCACTACCTTTGACCTACAACATGGCTCCCCTCGCCTCCATGGCACCTATCCATTCCCAGTACAATTCTAGAGATGAATTCGGCCAGTACGCTTTCGGCTACAACGGTGGTTTCAACAATCGCGCTGAGATCCGTGACGCCTTCGGCAATGTGCGTGGATCATACAACTACCTGGACGCCGACGGTAAGGTGCAGACCCAGCACTACGTAGCCGATGCTCTGGGTTACCGCGTCCAAGGAACTAACCTGCCCGAGGCTATCGCCGCTGAATACCTCGAGTATGCTGAAGATGTTGCCGCCGCTAGGGCCGACCACATGGCCGCTCACGAGGCCCCACTCGAGGCCAAATTCATTGACTACGCTGAAGATGTAGCCGCCGCTAGGGCCGACCACATGGCCGCTCACGAAGCCGCAGCTGCTCCCGCTGCCCTGCCCGAGCCCAAGTACATTGACTACGCTGAAGATGTAGCCGCCGCTAGAGCCGAACATCTGGCTGCTCATGAGGCCCTGCCCGAGCCCAAGTACATTGACTACACTGAAGATGTGGCCGCCGCCAGAGCCGAACATCTGGCCGCTCACGATGTAGCTGCAGCTCCCGCGCCTGTCGAAGCCGAAGCCGAAGCCGAAGTTGCCGCCCCCGCCGAAGCCGAAGCCGAAGCCGCTGAATAA